Proteins co-encoded in one Hypanus sabinus isolate sHypSab1 chromosome 6, sHypSab1.hap1, whole genome shotgun sequence genomic window:
- the LOC132395658 gene encoding kunitz-like toxin PcKuz3 isoform X2 — translation MRIKSKFISIKNKKNMIRKTSDNCSDPKKIGSCENYSPYYYYNTKTRKCERFMYSGCGGNGNKYIMLSECIVQCELKSKAK, via the exons ATGCGAATTAAGAGCAA ATTCATCAGCATTAAGAACAAGAAGAACATGATAAGAAAGACTTCAG ACAACTGTTCAGACCCAAAAAAAATAGGGTCATGCGAAAACTATTCCCCTTACTATTACTACAATACGAAAACTCGGAAATGCGAGAGGTTCATGTATAGTGGCTGCGGTGGCAATGGGAACAAGTATATAATGCTAAGTGAATGCATTGTACAATGTGAATTAAAATCAA AAGCAAAATAA
- the LOC132395658 gene encoding U-actitoxin-Avd3g-like isoform X1 yields the protein MKWGIVVLISCILLLSLPCSAEGKANCSDPKEIGLCKHSFPYYYYNTKTRKCERFMYSGCGGNGNRFMQKNDCIIQCELRANNCSDPKKIGSCENYSPYYYYNTKTRKCERFMYSGCGGNGNKYIMLSECIVQCELKSKAK from the exons ATGAAGTGGGGCATCGTCGTCCTAATCAGCTGCATTTTGTTGCTCTCTCTGCCGTGTTCCGCAGAAGGAAAAG CCAACTGTTCAGACCCAAAAGAAATAGGGCTGTGCAAACACTCTTTCCCTTACTATTACTACAATACGAAAACTCGGAAATGCGAGAGGTTCATGTATAGTGGCTGCGGTGGCAATGGGAACAGGTTTATGCAGAAAAATGACTGCATTATACAATGCGAATTAAGAGCAA ACAACTGTTCAGACCCAAAAAAAATAGGGTCATGCGAAAACTATTCCCCTTACTATTACTACAATACGAAAACTCGGAAATGCGAGAGGTTCATGTATAGTGGCTGCGGTGGCAATGGGAACAAGTATATAATGCTAAGTGAATGCATTGTACAATGTGAATTAAAATCAA AAGCAAAATAA